In one Desulfobacterales bacterium genomic region, the following are encoded:
- a CDS encoding cation transporter — translation METSANSSPEINHPKQNLYKRASLLAKITIFYNLIEGIVSVFFGMEDETLSLFGFGIDSFVEVLSGIGIWNMIQRMKHNPDADPGPFEIKALRITGTAFYVLAAGLLITAGVNLYQGHRPETTFWGIVIAVISIFTMWVLIYFKVKVGKQLNSEAILEDANCTRACLYLSFTLLLSSVGFELTGIGEIDSIGAVLIAIFAFREGRESFEKTRGD, via the coding sequence ATGGAAACCTCTGCCAATTCTTCCCCAGAGATCAATCATCCGAAGCAAAATCTATACAAAAGAGCCTCTCTGCTCGCTAAAATCACCATTTTTTATAATCTGATTGAGGGGATCGTATCGGTTTTTTTCGGTATGGAGGACGAAACGCTCTCCCTTTTCGGTTTCGGTATCGATTCCTTTGTTGAGGTTTTGTCGGGGATTGGTATTTGGAATATGATTCAACGCATGAAGCACAACCCTGATGCCGATCCCGGACCTTTTGAAATAAAAGCTCTTCGGATTACTGGCACGGCGTTTTATGTACTGGCTGCTGGCCTATTAATTACTGCCGGTGTTAATTTATACCAGGGTCATCGACCTGAAACCACATTTTGGGGGATTGTAATTGCGGTGATATCCATCTTCACAATGTGGGTTTTGATCTATTTTAAGGTTAAAGTAGGAAAGCAATTGAATTCTGAGGCAATCTTGGAAGATGCTAATTGCACGAGAGCCTGTCTCTATCTTTCATTCACCCTTCTTTTATCCAGCGTAGGTTTTGAATTGACAGGAATAGGAGAAATTGATTCCATAGGCGCGGTCTTGATAGCCATCTTCGCATTCCGAGAAGGGCGAGAATCTTTTGAAAAAACACGTGGTGATTGA
- a CDS encoding DUF2703 domain-containing protein produces MKTLTVRWQRLVNEKGETCERCLATGDSTQNAFNKLKKALAEIDIELKLEKEALDFSTFTKDPLQSNRIWVDGKPLEAWIGATIGKSQCCDACGDSDCRTLIVDKDTYEKIPENLIIRAGLLAAAEIL; encoded by the coding sequence ATGAAAACATTAACTGTCAGATGGCAAAGACTTGTAAATGAAAAAGGAGAAACTTGCGAACGATGTCTTGCTACAGGAGATTCAACGCAAAATGCATTTAATAAACTCAAAAAGGCACTTGCAGAAATAGATATAGAATTGAAATTAGAAAAAGAAGCGCTTGACTTTTCAACCTTCACAAAAGATCCATTACAATCAAATCGAATTTGGGTTGACGGAAAGCCATTGGAAGCCTGGATCGGGGCTACCATTGGGAAAAGTCAATGTTGTGATGCATGCGGGGACTCCGATTGTAGAACGCTGATAGTTGATAAAGACACGTATGAGAAAATACCCGAAAATTTAATCATTAGGGCTGGCCTACTTGCCGCTGCCGAAATTCTTTAA